In Cellvibrio polysaccharolyticus, a genomic segment contains:
- a CDS encoding microcin C ABC transporter permease YejB — protein sequence MLHYLVIRLLVMLPTLFGVITLTFIVTQFVPGGPVEQIVMQLEGSNERAGAEASGGGVSTYSAGTRVDPQQIALLTELYGFDKPAIERYWMMIKQFLVFDLGESYYTNQSVWELVKSKLPVSLTLGLWTFLLTYLISVPLGVAKAVRAGSRFDMVTSVLVLFGYAIPGFVLGILLLVLFGGGTYWSIFPLRGLTSDNFEQLSAVGKVLDYLWHITLPVTAAVVSQFAIKTMLTKNAFLEEISKQYVLTARAKGLSERKVLWKHVFRNALLPLITGFPAAFIGAFFTGSLLIETLFSLDGLGLLSFESVKRRDYPVVLGTLYLFTIVGLLTKLLGDIAYVMVDPRIKFSSNRS from the coding sequence ATGCTGCATTATCTTGTTATTCGTTTATTGGTGATGCTACCGACCCTGTTCGGTGTTATCACACTCACCTTTATTGTCACCCAGTTTGTTCCCGGTGGTCCGGTAGAGCAAATTGTGATGCAACTGGAAGGCTCCAATGAACGAGCCGGTGCCGAAGCCAGTGGCGGTGGAGTCAGTACCTACAGCGCTGGCACGCGTGTTGATCCGCAGCAAATTGCGTTACTCACCGAACTCTATGGCTTTGACAAACCCGCCATTGAACGTTACTGGATGATGATCAAACAATTCCTGGTGTTTGATCTCGGTGAAAGTTACTACACCAATCAAAGCGTGTGGGAATTGGTGAAGTCCAAGTTGCCAGTCTCGCTGACACTGGGGCTGTGGACATTTTTGCTGACCTATCTGATTTCTGTACCCCTCGGCGTAGCCAAGGCGGTTCGTGCCGGTTCGCGTTTTGACATGGTCACCAGCGTGCTGGTGTTATTTGGTTACGCGATTCCCGGTTTTGTATTGGGTATTTTATTGCTGGTGTTATTTGGTGGTGGAACCTACTGGAGCATTTTTCCGTTGCGCGGTTTAACGTCCGATAACTTTGAACAGCTATCGGCAGTGGGCAAGGTGCTGGATTATCTCTGGCATATCACCTTGCCGGTAACTGCAGCCGTGGTCAGTCAGTTTGCGATTAAAACCATGCTGACCAAAAACGCCTTCCTGGAAGAAATCAGCAAACAATATGTATTGACTGCCCGTGCCAAAGGTTTAAGCGAGCGCAAGGTGTTGTGGAAGCATGTTTTTCGCAATGCACTCTTGCCATTGATTACCGGCTTTCCTGCGGCATTTATTGGTGCTTTCTTTACCGGCAGTTTGCTGATTGAAACGCTGTTCTCGCTGGACGGTTTGGGGCTGTTGTCTTTTGAATCGGTAAAGCGTCGTGATTACCCGGTTGTGCTGGGTACTTTGTATTTATTTACCATCGTCGGTTTGCTCACCAAATTGCTGGGCGATATTGCTTATGTGATGGTAGACCCGCGTATTAAATTCAGTTCGAACAGGTCGTGA
- a CDS encoding ABC transporter permease, producing the protein MSLTFSPQPEPKRGFFEKLRQRYFPARQATSAAVEAWREISLWQKFKRNRLGYYSLIIFSVLFVASLFAEFVSNDKPLVVRYQQEWRFPIFTEYSEVNYGGVLRTPANYHDPFIQQQLEQPGNFAIFPLNRWDYKAMNYQNAVPHPAPPSADNWLGTDIVGRDVVARLLYAFRLSVVFGLLLTVVGCAIGIVLGAIQGYFGGKVDLVTQRLIEVWGALPELYLLIIFASLFEPGLLLLFVLLSLFGWMVLADYVRAEFLRNRQLEYVTAARAMGLSNWQIIWRHVLPNSLVPVITFLPFRVSAAIMALTSLDFLGLGVPAPTPSLGELLAQGKTYLYAWWISIPTFCALVSTLLLLTFIGDGLRDALDSRRHQQSERA; encoded by the coding sequence ATGAGCCTTACCTTTTCTCCACAACCTGAGCCCAAGCGCGGTTTTTTTGAAAAATTGCGGCAGCGTTATTTTCCTGCCCGGCAAGCCACATCGGCTGCGGTTGAAGCCTGGCGTGAGATCAGCCTGTGGCAAAAATTCAAACGCAACCGTTTGGGCTATTACAGCCTGATTATTTTCAGTGTGCTGTTTGTGGCCAGTCTGTTCGCCGAGTTTGTTTCCAATGACAAACCGCTGGTGGTGCGCTACCAGCAGGAGTGGCGCTTCCCGATATTTACCGAATATTCCGAAGTTAACTATGGTGGCGTGTTGCGTACGCCCGCTAACTACCACGATCCTTTTATTCAGCAGCAACTGGAACAGCCCGGCAACTTTGCGATTTTCCCGCTGAATCGCTGGGATTATAAAGCCATGAATTATCAGAATGCCGTACCGCACCCGGCGCCACCGTCGGCAGATAATTGGTTGGGTACCGATATTGTTGGTCGCGATGTAGTAGCGCGTTTGCTCTATGCCTTTCGTTTGTCGGTGGTGTTCGGTTTGCTGCTCACCGTGGTTGGTTGTGCCATTGGCATTGTGCTGGGTGCTATTCAGGGATATTTCGGCGGCAAGGTTGATCTGGTAACCCAGCGTCTGATCGAAGTGTGGGGCGCATTACCGGAGTTGTATTTGCTGATTATTTTTGCTTCTTTGTTTGAACCCGGTTTGTTATTGCTGTTTGTTTTGCTGTCGTTATTCGGTTGGATGGTACTGGCAGACTATGTGCGCGCTGAATTTTTGCGTAATCGGCAGCTGGAATATGTTACCGCTGCGCGTGCCATGGGCTTGTCCAATTGGCAAATTATCTGGCGGCATGTGTTACCCAATAGCCTGGTGCCGGTCATTACTTTTTTACCTTTCCGTGTCAGTGCCGCAATCATGGCGCTGACCAGCCTCGATTTTCTGGGGCTGGGTGTACCTGCGCCCACGCCGAGTTTGGGTGAATTGCTGGCGCAGGGGAAAACCTATCTTTATGCCTGGTGGATTTCTATACCCACGTTTTGTGCGCTGGTTTCAACCCTGTTGTTATTGACCTTTATTGGCGATGGTTTGCGTGATGCGCTGGACTCCCGCCGCCACCAGCAAAGTGAGCGTGCCTGA
- a CDS encoding ABC transporter ATP-binding protein, translating into MRWTPAATSKVSVPDMSDTILALNNLSISFGEKRAVEQLNLSMQRGERLALVGESGSGKTVTALSILRLLQHATLDGEIRFNNEDLLQKTEDQLRDIRGADIAMIFQEPMTALNPLFTIGNQIMESLQLHEQLDKASARQRTIELLASTGVRDAEHRVDSYPHQLSGGQRQRAMIAMALACRPKLIIADEPTTALDVSIRARIIDLLLSIQQRENLSVLLITHDLLLVRKFATRVAVMEKGKLVEVADTESLFSRPQHPYTQKLLNSHPVRSIAAVDPDSPTLLSAQNLRVEYKKIRPGFRARFRPEALAAVDDANVLLRKGETLGVLGESGSGKSTLAMALLGLIRPAAGEISYRGERLRYASKQWQQLRSRIQVVFQDPFGSLSPRKTIRQIVEEGLLLHRPSLNASQRLQRVIDVLAEVGLPDNVLNRYPHQFSGGQRQRIAIARAVVIEPEIIILDEPTSALDVSIQFQVLELLTGLQKKYGLSYVLISHDIAVVRALSHSVMVMKDGKVVEFGETLSLLAEPQHPYTRALIEASL; encoded by the coding sequence ATGCGCTGGACTCCCGCCGCCACCAGCAAAGTGAGCGTGCCTGATATGAGCGATACCATTCTGGCATTAAACAACCTGTCTATTTCGTTTGGAGAAAAGCGTGCGGTTGAGCAGTTGAATTTGTCCATGCAGCGCGGTGAACGGCTGGCACTGGTAGGCGAATCAGGCTCCGGAAAAACGGTCACTGCCTTGTCTATTTTGCGGTTGTTGCAACATGCAACGCTTGACGGCGAAATTCGTTTTAACAACGAAGACTTGCTGCAAAAAACCGAAGACCAGCTGCGCGATATTCGCGGCGCGGACATCGCTATGATTTTTCAGGAGCCAATGACCGCGTTAAACCCGCTGTTTACCATTGGCAATCAGATCATGGAATCCTTGCAGCTGCATGAACAATTGGATAAGGCGTCAGCCCGGCAACGAACCATTGAGCTGTTGGCATCTACCGGTGTGCGCGACGCAGAGCATCGTGTCGACAGTTATCCGCATCAGCTATCCGGTGGTCAGCGCCAGCGTGCCATGATTGCCATGGCGCTCGCCTGCCGCCCCAAATTGATCATTGCCGATGAACCAACCACGGCACTGGATGTAAGCATTCGTGCGCGTATTATTGATTTGTTACTGAGTATTCAGCAGCGCGAAAATTTGTCGGTCTTGTTGATTACTCACGACCTGTTACTGGTCAGAAAATTTGCCACCCGTGTGGCGGTGATGGAAAAAGGCAAACTGGTTGAAGTCGCCGATACGGAATCTTTGTTCAGTCGTCCGCAGCATCCTTATACACAGAAATTACTGAACAGCCATCCGGTACGCAGCATCGCTGCGGTTGACCCGGATTCGCCAACTCTGCTGTCGGCGCAAAATTTGCGCGTTGAATATAAAAAAATTCGCCCGGGTTTCCGGGCGCGTTTCCGCCCCGAAGCACTGGCAGCGGTAGATGATGCCAATGTGTTGTTACGCAAGGGTGAAACACTGGGCGTACTGGGTGAGTCCGGCTCCGGAAAGTCCACCCTGGCGATGGCGCTACTGGGGTTGATTCGCCCGGCAGCGGGGGAAATTTCCTACCGCGGTGAAAGGCTGCGTTATGCCAGCAAACAATGGCAACAGTTGCGCTCCCGCATTCAGGTGGTTTTTCAGGATCCCTTCGGTTCGTTATCGCCGCGCAAAACCATCCGGCAAATTGTTGAAGAAGGTTTATTGCTGCACCGCCCGTCATTGAATGCATCGCAGCGGTTACAGCGGGTGATTGATGTGCTGGCCGAAGTCGGCCTGCCGGATAATGTATTGAACCGTTACCCGCACCAGTTTTCCGGCGGCCAGCGCCAGCGCATTGCGATTGCCCGTGCGGTGGTGATTGAGCCGGAAATTATTATTCTCGATGAGCCGACCTCGGCACTGGATGTTTCCATTCAGTTTCAGGTGTTGGAATTACTCACCGGTTTGCAAAAAAAATACGGCCTCAGTTACGTGCTGATCAGTCACGATATTGCGGTGGTGCGGGCACTTTCCCATAGCGTCATGGTGATGAAGGACGGCAAAGTGGTTGAATTCGGTGAGACTTTATCACTACTGGCGGAACCGCAACATCCTTATACCCGCGCTTTGATTGAGGCGTCTTTGTAA
- a CDS encoding extracellular solute-binding protein, giving the protein MTIFFRTFAKRRLTALLCSFLVGSLLSINATADHAVAMYGTPKYAADFTHFDYANPAAPKGGTLALATSYAATDFDKLNPFTLRGNPAPGLLELVFETLAVYSLDETMTQYGVIAEDIAIADDARSVTFTLNPNARFSNGDAITAEDVRYSFETLTSAKASPRFRLYFAGVSGVEVLSARKIRFNFERDNRELAFTLGTLPVFSPKWGQDADGEPRSFDEIVKHNPIASGPYSVESADYGRGNVTYKRNPNYWAADLPSRRGTHNFERVTYKLFRDYDLQVEAFKAGVFDIMVEGKARNWCCVYNGVRFDRGEVTKRLFEHKNVPAMNGYVFNLRHKRFQDVRVRKALSLAFDFYWVNKNIFYEEYRQPYSYFSTTDLAATGLPGEDELALLEPWREQLDPAVFGPMVEFPSTEAPRSLRDNIIEGQKLLEEAGWVYRDGALRNAEGEPFILEASLTEGIPLPRIETYLRNVALYGIEIRRRLTDQVTSRRDMQKFDFDLSHVVLRESRMPGGDIAAKFNGADADVEGSENVIGVKSPAIDFLLKKLSTAADEASLRAAARALDRVLMHGYYVVPERYSFEHRAAYDTRLAWPETLPDYYAVYDWALAFWWERENGERGKVNP; this is encoded by the coding sequence ATGACTATTTTCTTTCGAACTTTTGCAAAGCGCCGTCTGACGGCGCTGCTGTGCAGTTTTCTGGTTGGCAGCCTGCTGTCGATAAATGCAACGGCTGACCATGCCGTTGCCATGTACGGTACGCCCAAATATGCAGCAGATTTTACCCATTTTGATTATGCCAACCCGGCTGCGCCGAAAGGCGGAACCCTTGCATTGGCAACTTCCTACGCGGCGACGGACTTCGACAAACTGAATCCGTTTACACTGCGCGGCAACCCTGCCCCCGGCTTGTTGGAACTGGTATTTGAAACTCTGGCGGTATACAGCCTGGATGAAACCATGACCCAGTATGGTGTGATCGCTGAAGATATTGCTATTGCAGATGATGCGCGTTCGGTGACCTTTACCTTAAACCCCAACGCGCGATTTTCCAACGGTGATGCTATTACCGCCGAAGACGTGCGCTATTCTTTTGAAACCCTGACCAGTGCCAAAGCCTCGCCACGTTTTCGTTTGTATTTTGCCGGTGTATCAGGCGTTGAGGTTTTATCCGCTCGGAAAATCCGTTTTAACTTTGAACGTGATAACCGCGAGCTGGCGTTTACCCTCGGTACGCTGCCGGTTTTTTCGCCAAAATGGGGGCAGGATGCCGATGGCGAACCGCGCTCCTTCGATGAAATTGTAAAACACAACCCGATTGCCAGTGGCCCCTATTCCGTGGAGTCTGCAGATTACGGTCGGGGCAACGTTACTTACAAACGCAACCCGAATTACTGGGCTGCCGATTTGCCGTCGCGTCGGGGTACTCACAATTTTGAGCGAGTTACCTACAAATTATTCCGCGATTATGATTTGCAGGTTGAGGCGTTCAAAGCCGGTGTGTTCGACATTATGGTAGAAGGCAAGGCGCGCAACTGGTGTTGTGTTTATAACGGTGTACGTTTTGATCGTGGCGAAGTGACCAAGCGTTTGTTTGAGCATAAAAACGTACCGGCCATGAACGGTTATGTTTTTAACTTGCGCCACAAACGCTTTCAGGATGTTCGCGTGCGCAAGGCACTCAGTCTGGCTTTTGATTTTTACTGGGTGAACAAGAATATTTTTTACGAAGAATACCGTCAGCCTTACAGTTATTTTTCTACCACCGATCTGGCCGCAACCGGTTTGCCGGGTGAAGATGAACTGGCATTGCTGGAGCCTTGGCGTGAACAATTGGACCCGGCGGTATTTGGCCCGATGGTAGAATTTCCCTCCACTGAAGCACCGCGTTCATTGCGCGACAATATTATTGAAGGGCAAAAACTGCTGGAAGAAGCCGGTTGGGTGTATCGCGATGGCGCGCTGCGCAATGCCGAGGGTGAACCTTTTATTCTTGAAGCCAGTTTGACGGAAGGTATTCCCCTGCCCCGCATTGAAACCTATTTGCGCAATGTGGCTTTGTACGGTATTGAAATTCGCCGCCGCCTCACTGACCAGGTAACATCCCGGCGGGATATGCAAAAATTTGATTTTGATCTATCCCATGTGGTGCTGCGCGAATCGCGGATGCCCGGTGGCGACATTGCGGCCAAATTCAATGGTGCTGATGCCGATGTGGAAGGTTCGGAAAATGTAATCGGTGTGAAATCGCCAGCTATCGATTTTCTTCTGAAAAAATTATCCACCGCTGCCGATGAAGCGTCACTGCGTGCCGCGGCGAGAGCGTTGGACAGGGTATTGATGCACGGTTATTACGTGGTGCCGGAACGTTATTCTTTTGAACATCGTGCGGCTTACGATACGCGCCTGGCCTGGCCTGAAACCTTGCCGGACTATTACGCGGTGTACGACTGGGCGTTGGCGTTCTGGTGGGAGCGGGAAAATGGCGAGCGGGGAAAAGTGAACCCCTGA
- the rsd gene encoding sigma D regulator, with protein MLDNCKNARELWGGVSEIIDRWLHDRQTMLVQYCELAALEAAEPESVERQDRLRRLCQQMVDYVSAGHFEIYDKLIREGQEFENQEALKQAAELFEVIDHTTGQVLDFNDKYLETDDLETLGADLSVLGETLETRFRAEDRMIAVLHTAHRDLVNAPEA; from the coding sequence ATGCTGGATAATTGTAAAAATGCCCGGGAATTGTGGGGCGGTGTAAGCGAAATTATTGACCGCTGGCTGCACGATCGTCAGACCATGCTGGTGCAATACTGTGAACTGGCAGCGCTTGAAGCGGCCGAGCCGGAATCGGTGGAACGCCAGGATCGCCTGCGTCGTCTCTGTCAGCAAATGGTCGATTATGTTTCTGCAGGCCACTTTGAAATTTATGACAAACTGATCCGCGAAGGTCAGGAATTCGAAAATCAGGAAGCGCTGAAACAAGCCGCCGAATTGTTTGAAGTGATTGATCACACCACCGGTCAGGTGCTGGACTTCAATGACAAATATCTGGAAACCGATGACCTGGAAACGCTGGGCGCCGATCTTTCCGTTCTCGGGGAAACGCTGGAAACCCGCTTCCGCGCCGAAGACCGCATGATTGCTGTGCTGCACACCGCGCACCGCGATCTGGTTAATGCACCGGAAGCCTGA
- a CDS encoding disulfide bond formation protein B produces the protein MLPSVRVTNLIVFLGCTALILIALYLEHVMGMEPCPLCMTQRIAVIAVGVVALLAFLHNPAKRGVRVYAVLGLLLAVGGAYFSSRQLWLQSLPPDQVPACGPALEYMMQVFPFMDVLKAMLHGDGNCAEVDRLFGVSLALWTLLAFIGMAAVNLFQAVRVSRQA, from the coding sequence ATGCTTCCTTCCGTTCGTGTCACTAATCTGATCGTTTTTCTCGGCTGTACCGCACTGATTCTGATCGCGCTGTACCTTGAACATGTTATGGGGATGGAACCATGCCCGCTGTGCATGACCCAGCGCATTGCCGTCATCGCCGTGGGCGTGGTCGCCTTGCTGGCGTTTTTGCATAACCCGGCGAAACGGGGCGTGCGCGTTTATGCCGTGCTGGGCCTGCTGCTGGCAGTGGGTGGCGCCTATTTTTCCAGCCGCCAGTTGTGGCTGCAAAGCCTGCCGCCGGATCAGGTGCCCGCTTGTGGCCCGGCGCTCGAATATATGATGCAAGTGTTTCCGTTTATGGATGTGTTGAAAGCCATGTTGCATGGCGATGGCAATTGCGCAGAAGTTGATCGCCTGTTTGGTGTCAGCCTTGCGCTGTGGACGCTGCTTGCTTTTATCGGCATGGCTGCCGTCAATCTGTTTCAGGCTGTTCGCGTTAGCCGCCAGGCTTGA
- a CDS encoding flagellar basal body-associated FliL family protein: MSIRIKSVKGWLLIAMAGCMALMAGFAQASAPAAAPDGVSYITFSPLVVNYGSGPRMKYLKAEISVRVADGATATAVQHHMPLLRNGLVMLFSQQSEEAVGSPEGKESLRQQALTAINQLIHEETGQGGVVDLFFNNLILQ; the protein is encoded by the coding sequence GTGAGCATCAGGATAAAGTCGGTTAAAGGGTGGCTGTTGATAGCCATGGCGGGATGTATGGCCTTGATGGCCGGTTTTGCGCAGGCCAGTGCGCCAGCCGCTGCACCGGACGGCGTTTCCTATATCACCTTTTCGCCGCTGGTGGTGAATTACGGCAGCGGCCCGCGCATGAAATACCTCAAAGCCGAAATTTCAGTGCGCGTTGCAGATGGCGCGACTGCCACAGCAGTACAACACCATATGCCGTTGCTGCGTAACGGGTTGGTGATGTTGTTCAGTCAGCAGAGCGAAGAGGCGGTGGGTTCGCCCGAAGGCAAAGAGAGTTTGCGCCAGCAAGCGCTGACCGCAATCAATCAACTGATTCACGAAGAAACCGGCCAGGGCGGCGTGGTGGATTTGTTTTTCAACAATCTGATTCTGCAATAA
- the gshA gene encoding glutamate--cysteine ligase has translation MARPEINRALTGILRGLEKESLRITPEGTLAQTDHPAELGSALKHPHITTDYSEALVEFITEPFTNIDALLQQLDDIHRFTFDQLERSNERLWPSSMPCKLGSDAEIPVARYGSSNAGLMKTIYRVGLGHRYGRAMQTIAGVHYNFSLPDDFWQALHTDENSSESLTDFKTRKYFALIRNFRRYFWLMIYLFGAAPAVCGSFVQGRQHRLQPFSPNHGTMYLPEATSLRMGDLGYQSSAQQALVVNYNDLPSYLNTLCGAITRTHPAYETLGLRDAQGNYQQLNTGLLQIENEFYSSIRPKRTARSGETALQALRLGGVEYIEVRCLDLNPYEPLGVNADQLRVMDAFLMFCLLQDSPETNCTVWAEEQQNQKDIVYAGRDPQLQLLNQGQSVPMRSWAKDILEQTLICARLLDEANGSTQYEEAVRQQFAKLEDPSLTPSARVLADMQTEDISFFTHSLQLAEQHRRWFASRKPDATIASHFEQLRQQSLDEQHAQEQQPQLPFDEYLADYYQQYHQCGCQQAVASAG, from the coding sequence ATGGCCCGCCCGGAAATAAACCGCGCGCTCACCGGCATTTTGCGCGGCCTTGAAAAGGAAAGCCTGCGCATCACGCCCGAAGGCACCCTGGCGCAAACTGACCACCCGGCAGAGCTGGGGTCGGCACTGAAACACCCGCATATCACCACCGATTACAGTGAAGCGCTGGTGGAATTTATCACCGAGCCCTTCACCAATATTGATGCCCTGTTACAACAGCTCGACGATATTCATCGCTTTACCTTTGACCAACTGGAGCGCAGCAACGAGCGCCTGTGGCCAAGCAGCATGCCCTGCAAACTCGGCAGCGACGCAGAAATTCCGGTAGCCCGTTACGGTAGCTCCAATGCCGGTTTGATGAAAACCATCTACCGTGTTGGCCTCGGCCATCGCTACGGCCGCGCCATGCAAACCATCGCCGGAGTGCACTACAACTTCTCGCTGCCGGACGATTTCTGGCAAGCCCTGCACACCGATGAAAACAGCAGCGAGAGCCTTACCGATTTCAAAACCCGCAAATACTTCGCACTGATTCGTAACTTCCGCCGCTATTTCTGGTTGATGATTTACCTGTTCGGTGCCGCACCCGCCGTTTGCGGCAGCTTTGTGCAAGGTCGCCAGCACCGCCTGCAACCTTTCAGCCCGAACCACGGCACCATGTATCTGCCCGAAGCCACGTCCTTGCGCATGGGCGATCTCGGTTACCAAAGCTCGGCGCAACAAGCGCTGGTGGTCAATTACAACGACCTGCCGTCTTACCTGAATACCTTGTGCGGAGCGATTACCCGCACTCATCCGGCTTACGAAACGCTCGGTTTGCGCGATGCACAAGGCAACTACCAGCAACTGAATACCGGTTTGCTGCAAATTGAAAACGAGTTCTACAGCAGCATTCGCCCCAAGCGCACTGCGCGCTCTGGCGAAACGGCCTTGCAGGCACTGCGTCTTGGCGGGGTGGAATATATTGAAGTGCGCTGCCTTGACCTTAACCCCTACGAACCTCTGGGCGTCAACGCCGACCAGCTGCGGGTGATGGATGCGTTCCTGATGTTCTGTCTGTTGCAGGACAGCCCGGAAACCAATTGCACGGTGTGGGCGGAAGAACAGCAGAACCAGAAAGATATTGTGTATGCCGGTCGCGATCCGCAATTGCAGTTGTTGAACCAGGGGCAATCTGTGCCGATGCGCAGCTGGGCTAAAGATATTCTTGAGCAAACGCTGATTTGTGCGCGTTTGCTGGACGAGGCTAACGGTTCAACGCAGTACGAAGAGGCGGTGAGGCAACAATTTGCCAAGCTGGAAGATCCGTCACTGACGCCGTCGGCGCGCGTGTTGGCCGATATGCAAACTGAAGATATCAGTTTCTTTACCCACAGCCTGCAACTCGCCGAACAGCACCGCCGCTGGTTTGCCAGCCGCAAGCCGGATGCAACGATTGCCAGCCACTTCGAGCAGTTGCGCCAACAGTCTCTGGACGAACAACACGCCCAGGAACAACAACCGCAATTGCCGTTTGACGAGTATCTTGCTGATTATTATCAACAGTATCATCAGTGCGGGTGTCAGCAAGCTGTAGCGAGTGCGGGATAG
- a CDS encoding serine hydrolase domain-containing protein, with translation MYLKKILSRLAMIPALVCGSTLASAVFANPIPQDMPQFVVDFENYIAETVAPEVPGAALVVIANGKVQVLKGYGVREVGGSDLVTPDTVFRLASVSKTIASTAAAVLVQGQQIGWDATLYDTLKDVRFKNAAYGKQVTLQDVLAHTSGLIPHAYTNLIEDNVPYSDVVQRLKTVDFSCAPKACYGYQNVVFSLAGDMIQARSGETYEDFVGKHLFAPLGMTNASFGIDALQASPNHTTPHVLRQGKWQSVKVNQNYYNIAPAAGANASINDMAKWLMAQMGYRPDVLAATTLDQLHSKIIRNAVARSHYGQQPATVKTWYGLGWRVFDVGAYQNFVHHGGWVQGFRAEMVFNRELDIGMVFLTNAETRLARDVIFQFVNSYALDRQQEQQLPEQMITQSAR, from the coding sequence ATGTATCTGAAAAAAATTCTCTCCCGGCTGGCCATGATTCCCGCTCTGGTTTGTGGCAGCACACTGGCATCTGCGGTATTTGCCAACCCCATTCCCCAGGACATGCCACAGTTTGTGGTGGACTTTGAAAACTACATTGCTGAAACCGTAGCGCCTGAAGTACCGGGTGCTGCGCTGGTGGTAATTGCCAACGGCAAGGTGCAGGTTTTAAAAGGCTACGGCGTACGCGAAGTGGGCGGCAGTGACCTGGTCACACCCGACACAGTGTTCCGCCTCGCATCAGTCTCCAAAACCATCGCCTCCACCGCTGCCGCGGTACTGGTTCAGGGACAGCAAATCGGCTGGGACGCAACCCTTTATGACACCCTGAAAGATGTGCGCTTCAAAAATGCCGCCTACGGCAAACAAGTCACCTTGCAGGACGTGCTGGCACACACCAGCGGTTTAATTCCCCATGCCTACACCAACCTGATTGAAGACAATGTGCCCTACAGTGATGTGGTGCAACGGTTGAAAACGGTAGATTTTTCCTGCGCCCCCAAAGCCTGCTACGGCTATCAGAATGTGGTATTCAGCCTGGCGGGCGACATGATTCAGGCGCGCAGCGGTGAAACTTACGAAGATTTTGTGGGCAAACACCTGTTCGCACCGCTGGGCATGACCAATGCCTCGTTTGGTATTGATGCGCTGCAAGCCAGCCCCAACCACACCACCCCTCACGTGTTGCGCCAGGGTAAATGGCAAAGCGTGAAAGTGAACCAGAACTACTACAATATCGCCCCGGCTGCCGGTGCCAACGCCAGTATCAATGACATGGCCAAATGGCTGATGGCGCAAATGGGTTATCGCCCTGACGTACTTGCCGCCACCACGCTGGACCAGCTACACAGCAAAATTATTCGCAACGCGGTGGCCCGCTCCCATTACGGCCAACAGCCCGCCACGGTAAAAACCTGGTACGGCCTTGGCTGGCGGGTATTTGATGTGGGCGCCTACCAGAACTTCGTGCACCACGGCGGCTGGGTACAGGGTTTTCGCGCTGAAATGGTCTTCAACCGCGAGCTGGATATCGGCATGGTCTTTTTGACCAACGCTGAAACCCGTCTGGCACGCGACGTGATTTTCCAGTTCGTTAACAGCTATGCGCTGGATCGTCAGCAAGAGCAGCAATTGCCCGAGCAAATGATCACCCAGAGCGCCCGTTAA